GCGGCGTGTCGATGTCGAGCGACGACGACAGGTCGCACCCGGCGACAGCGAGCAGGACGAGGAGCAGGAGCGCGCAGCCGACTCCGCCTGCCTCGGTCCCGAGGCGGGTCAGGCTGGGCGGCTGCGGGAGAGGGGCGCGCATCGTCAGAACGCGAAGCGGTAGGAGAGCGACGGGAGGACGGGGAACAGCGAGATCCCCACGAGCTGCTGGCGGGCCTCGCCGGTCTCGGCGTCGGTCCGCTCGTCGAGGAGCGTGACGAACGGGTTCTTCCGGTTGAGCGCGTTGTAGACGTCGAGCGAGACGCTGTGGGGGCGGCTCCCGCGGTGGAGGTAGAACGTGAGGCCGAGGTCGAGGCGGGCGTAGGCCGGGAGCCGATGCCCGTTGCGCGGGCCGTAGGCCACCTCCGAGGCCGCCTGCGGGACCGACTGGGTCCAGTACGGGATCGAACCCGAGCTGAGGAACGTGGCGTCGTAGCTCGCCGCCGGCAGCGTCACGGCGTCGCCGGTCCCGTAGACCGCCGAGACCGACGCGTCGAACCGGCGCGAGAGGCGGGCGAGGACGACGGCTGAGACGTCATGCCGGCGGTCGTAGCGGTAGGGGAACCACGCGCCGTCGGCGATGGCGTCGAAGCGGCGGTCGGTCCGGGCGAGCGTGTAGGCGAACCACGCCGTCACGCGGTCCGTCCGGTGCTCAACGAACGCCTCCAGACCGCGGCTTCGGCCCTCGCCGGTCACCACGAGTTCCTGCCAGTCGTCGGTGGGCGTCGAGAAGGCCGCGCCGTCACGGTAGGCCACGAGGCCGTCCATCGCCCGGACGTAGCCCTCGACCGACCACGCCGTTCGTCCACTCGGCGACGAGCCCGCCAGTCCCGCGGCGACCTGCCACCCACGCTCGGGGCCGACGGAGTCGGCCGGGACCCAGAGGTCCGCGGGCAGGCCGATGCCGGCGCCGGTCGTGAGAAGGTGGACGGGCTGCTGCGTCACGGCCGCGCTCGCCTTGAGCGCCAGCCTCGGCCACAGCTTCACCGAGGCGGACAGCCTGGGCTCGACGGACGGGTAGACGTTCTGACCGGCGACGTACGTCGCGAGGTGGAGCCCGAGCCCGAGCGTGAGCGGGCCTGCGCGCCACGTGTCGTCGACGTAGAGCACGGCTTCGAGGCCGTCGGTGGGCCCGCCGCCGAGTGTGGTGTCGGCGGGGACGCCCTCGGCGGCGTCCTCGCCCAAGACCGAGAGGGCGCCGGGCGTGAACCGGTGGTGCGTGACGGCCGCGCCGAGGCGGAGCGCGTGACCATGACCGGCGGCGAGGTCGAGGTCGAGCCGCGCGCCGAGATCGCGGATCCCGCTCCGGTAGCGCGCCGCCGCCGTCACCGGGCTCGGCCCGTTCCGCCCCTCGTCGGACGTGACCTCGACGTCGAAGCCGTAGTCGCTGGCCGTCAGCGTGAGCGCGCCGAAGAGGCGGGGCGAGAGGACGCGCGTGTAGCGGAGTGAGCCCACGAGCGAGCCCCAGTCGAGCCCGCCGCCCGTCGCGTTCTCGACGCCCGTCGCCGCGCAGTCGCCGGCCGCGCAGTCGATCTCCGGGTCGATGGCGGAAAACGAGAACGTGTCGCCGCCGCGGTAGACGCTGAGATAGAGCCGGTCGCGGTCCGAGGGCCGCCAGTTCAGCTTGGCGTTGACGTCGTAGAACGAGAGGCTCGGGTCGATCTGCGCCTCGTCACGCGCCGCCGCCCGCTCGTTCGCCCGGTCGATGAACGGCCCGGCCAGCAGGTCGATGTGCGTCCGCCGCCCCGACACGAGGAGCGACGCCCGGCCGGGGACGATGGGGCCCTCCGCGAGGAGCTTCGTCGAGAGCAGCCCGACCTGCCCCTGCACGCGGTGCCGTTCCAGGTCGCCATCCCGAAGCCGCACGTCGAGGACCGACGCCAGCCGCCCGCCGAACCGTGCGGGGTAAGCGCCCTTGGTCAGCTCGACGCGGCTCACGGCGTCGGCGTTGAACGTCGAGAGGAAGCCGAACAAGTGCGATGCGTTGTAGAGCGGCGTGCCGTCGAGGAGCACGAGCGTCTGGTCGGGCGAGCCGCCGCGGACGTGGAGCCCGGCCGTCCCCTCCTGCCCCGCGCGGACACCCGGGAGGAGTTGGACGGCCTTGAGCACGTCGGCCTCGCCGAAGAGCGCCGGAAGCGCCTGGATATCGGTGCCCGACAGCGCGGCCTCGCCCATCTGAGGCGTCGACTCCGGCCGACGCGACCCGGCCGCGTCCGCCTCGACGACGACCTCACCGAGGTCGACCGGGTGGAGGGCCACGTCGAGCCGCCCGCCGACCGCCGAGTCCGCCCGGACCTCCCGCGCCTGGTAGCCGACGTACGAGACGACGAGGCCGACCGTGTCGGCGGGGAGCGGCAGGCTGTAGTGGCCGTACGCGTTCGTAACGGCGCCGCGGTCGAGGGCCGGGGCGTAGACGGCCGCGCCGATCAGCACGCCGCCCGTCTCGGCGTCCGTGACGGTCCCGCTCACGACCGACTGTGCGGACGCGCCCACCGCGAAGGCGAGGACAGCGAGACCAGCGACGAGACGCACCATGGACGAGGAACGGGACACCAGCTCCACCGGCACGGCGGAGGGTCGGCGCCGAGGCCAGGCGACGCCGGGGCTCCAACATACGCCTTCACGGACCCTCTACAATGACGAGACCGTTGCCCTCATCATCCGCACACCACCGCCGCCGAGACCTCGTTCGAGGGCTATGTCCGCACCGACCGCCACCGCCCCCGCCGACCTCGGCGCGCTCGTCGACCTCCTCCGCGGCCGCCGGCTGGCGGTCCTCGCCGGCGCCGGCATCTCCACCGAGTCCGGCATCCCCGACTACCGCGGGCCGGAGACGAGGCACGTCGAGCGCCGGCCGGTCCAGTACGACGACTTCGTCCGCGACGCGACGGCCCGCCAGCGGTACTGGGCGCGCGCCAGCCGCGGCTGGGCCCGGATGACGGGCGCCCGACCGAACGAGGGCCACCGCGCGCTCGCGCGGCTCGAACGGGCCGGCCTCGTCGAGGGCGTCGTCACGCAGAACGTCGACGGGCTCCACCAGGCGGCCGGCTCGGGGCGCGTGATCGAGCTCCACGGCGCCCTCGACCGCGTCGTCTGCCTCGGCTGCGACGTGCGGCTCTCCCGAGCGGAGGTCCAGCGTCTCATCGAGTCAACGAACCCCGGGTGGCTCCGCCTCGGCGCCGAGGCGGGCCGAATGGCGCCCGACGGCGACGTCGAGTTGGAGGCCGGGATCGCCCGGTTCGTGACGCCGGTCTGTCCGTCGTGCGGAGGTCCGCTCAAGCCCGACGTCGTGTTCTTCGGCGAGAGCGTCCCGAAGCCGCGCGTGGCCGAGGCCGCTGGGATCGTCTCGCGGGCCGACGCGCTCCTCGTGGTCGGCTCCAGCCTCGCCGTCTACAGCGGCTACCGGTTCGTGCGGCAGGCCGAAAAAGAGGGGACGCCGGTCGCCATCGTCACGCTCGGCGAGACGCGGGGCCACCCGCACGCGGCCGTCGCCCTCGACGCCCGCCTCGGCGACGCGCTGCCCGCCCTCGCGGACGCACTCGGCGCCTGAGGCCGCCGGCCTACTCGCCGACGTACTTCCACTTCTCGTATGCCTGCCCCGGCGTCCCGTACAACGGGACCACGTAGTACCGGGTCGGGCCGACATCGCGTGTAAGTGTGACGAACGGGCCGAACGCGCTGTAGATGCCCGTATTGAGCGTCTCACCGTCCCACACGCGCGGGGCCTCTCGGCCAAACGGAGGAGGACCGAAGGTGCCCCGCCCCTGTATGTCTGGCGCATCCGTCGTTATGATCGAATCCCGAACGGTCCATGTGTAGAAGCGCTCGGCGCCCGTCGAGTCCTCGTCGGCGACCCACTCGAGGTCGGAGTAGCTCCCGTCCCTTGGGCGCTCATGTTCGACCAACTCCGCGCGTCGTTCCCGGACTCGAAGTCGCTGCGTGTGGGCCGAGCACGGTTCCACCTCGACAACTTCGACCTCCACGCGGCCCGTGGAACGCGTAGCGAGACTGCTTCTCGGCTTCCGGTAGGTCGTCAGGTCATACGTCCACGTCGTCCCGAGGGCAGCGGAGAACGCCGCGCCCTCGGACGTGTCTGCCGGGCACACGTCCACGGTGGGAGGCGGCTCGGTCTCCACGGAGTCGCACCCGGACCACGCGAGAACGACGACGAGAGTGAGAGTGGCTCGAAGTCGTGCCATGGGTGCGATCAAGCGGATCGAGGTGGTGGGAGTCCGTGTGCGCCGGCCTAAAAGTCCACCCGGAAGCGGACGTTGAGGGTGCGCGGCGTGAGGCGTGTGGGGACGGCCGTGTAGATCCGGCGGTCGCCCGAGAACTGCTCGACCCACGAGTACGCCACGGCGTTCGTCTGGTCGAACACGTTGAGCACCTCGATCGTCGCGAGGAGCTCGAGCGGGCTGCCGGCGAGGTTCGCGAGTTGGAGCCGCTTCGTCGCGCCGAGGTCGAACCGGAAGTAGCTCGGCAGGCGGATGACGTTGCGCTGGCCCTCGTCGAAGACCGAGATCGCGTCGATGGACCGGTCCTGGTCACGGGCCGGCGGCGTCGTGGGGATGCCCGAGCCGTAGAGCGTCCGGATGTGGAGCGTCCACGTGTCGTCGCCGGGGACGTAGTCTTGGACGAAGAGGGACAGGTTGTGGCGGCGGTCGGTCGGGCGCGGGATCCAGTCGCCGCCGCCGCGGGCCTCGAAGCGAGCGAGCGTCTGCTCGTCGGTGGCCTCGGGCGTGTAGAACCGCTCCTTCGTGAAGAGGAGGCCGTACGTGATCCAGCTCTCACGGCCCGGCACGAGCTCGCCGCGGAGCTGGAAATCGGCGCCGGCCGCGTAGCCCTCGGAGTCGTTCTCAGCCGAGTAGACGACGCGGACGTTGTTGACGTCGTACGAGATGAGGTCGTCGTACTTCTTGACGTAGGCCTCGGCCCGGAGCGCGAGGCGGCGGCTCGTAAAGAAGTGGTCGAGCCCGACGACGGCCTGCGTCGCGCGCGGGCTCGCGATGTCGCCGTCGAGCGTGTTGAACGCCGACGTGCCGGGATCGGGGTCGCCGCGGAGCTCGCGGTAGGTCGGCGCCTGGTGGTAGATGCCGGCCGCGGCCGTGAGCGACGTCTGCGGCGAGAGCCGGTAGACGGCCGAGAGGCGCGGCGAGAGCGTGAGCTCCTCGTTGTAGGCGAAGTAGTCGGCGCGGACGCCGGGAGTGAGCGTCAGCCGCCCGATCCGGACGGCGTCCTCGACCCAGCCCGAGACCTGCCACGAGGCGAACGTCGTGTCGGCCGCGACCGAGTCCGCCGTGACCGTCCGCTGCACGCCGCCGTCCGTCTGGCCGGTGAACGTCGTCTTCTCGTTGATGAGGTCGTCGAAGCGGAGCGCGCGGGCTTGCCAGCCCGCCTCGGCGCCGTGGGCCCCGAGGCGGCCGAAGTAGCGGCCCTGCGCGGTCCAGATCGTTTGCTGGATCGAGTTGTTGGCGAGGTCCTGCTGGAGCGTCTGCCCTTCGAGGAGCCGGTCGAGGTCGGCCTGCGAGCCCTCGGGCCGCTGCTGGCGGCGGTAGAGCGACGTCCGCGAGGTCACGTCGTACGTCTCGAACTCGTCGGTGGTGAAGACGGAGACCCGGTGCTCGGCGCGGGCGCTCTCGCCGAGTTGGCTCGTCAGGAGGAGCCCGCCGAAGCCGATGTCGTAGCCGTCCTCCTCGATCCCCTCGAAGTCGCTGGCGACGGTCTGGACGAGGTTCGGGTAGATGCCGAACGTCGTCTCCTGCTGGCGCGGCGCGAGGCGGAACCGGTGGCGCGCGTAGAGCCCGAGCGCGCGGAGCGAGTGGGCCGACGAGAGCCGCCAGTCGAGGACGCCCTGTGCGTCGCTGAAGTTGGGGTCGTAGGCACCCTCAAGCTCCTGGCCGGCGAAGAACCGCTGCGGGCGGGCGCTCCGGAGGGCGAACGCGACGCCCGCCCGGTCGCCGAGCGCACCGGCTGCCTGGAGCCCAGCGTCGAGCGTCGAAGCGTAGGCCGTCCCGCTCGGGCGGCCCTCCGGCGCGGCGTACGTCGCGTCGAGGACCGACGCCAGCTTGCCGCCGTAGCGGACCGGGAAGCCGCCGGCGAAGAGGGTCATCCGGCTCGTGAGGTCGCCGTTGATCAGCCCGAGCCCCTCCTGCTCGCCCTGGCTGATCCGGAGCGGCCTGTAGATCTCGAAGCCGTCGATAAAGAACTGGTTCTCGTCGTAGCTCCCGCCGCGGACCGAGTACGAGTTCGACAGCTCGTTCGACGACGTCACGCCGAGCTCCGTCTTGACGCCGCGCATGGCGTCGGCCATCGGCATCGGCATGTCGCGGACCACGCGGGGGTCGATCCGGCTGACCCCGACCGCCTCGGGCTCGGCCTCGCCCTCGACGGCCACGTCGCCGAGCTCGCCCACGGCCTCCTCCAGCACGGCGTCGAGGCGGGTGGTGGCGCCGCGGGACACGACGACGGTGTCGCGGAACGGCCGGTACCCCACGAACGACACGCGGACCGGCCACGTCCCCTCGGGGATGCGGAACGAATAGCTCCCGTCCGTGGCCGTGTTCGTCCCGAACGAGTTCCCCTCGATGAGGACGGTCGCGCCGGGGATGCCGTCGCCGGTGGCGGCGTCGGTCACGCGGCCGGCCAACTCGCCCCAGACCTGGGCGTCGACGGGGGCCGCGAGGGCGAAGACGAGGGCGGCCGCGACGGGCCAGAGGAGTGCGCGCATCAAACCGTGGGACTCGGTCGGGGAAGACGAAGGTCGAGTGCCGAAAACGGAATAGGCGCGCGCGGGTGGAGGGCGGCCAAGATATCGTGGGGCCGCGCCGAGATCAGCCCAGAGCGCGTGCCCTTCCGGTTAGTTTCGAGGCGTGGCCCGCTCGTTCCCCCTCCGCCTCGCCCGCGCCGTCGCCGGCAGCGTCCGCGACGCCGTCGCCCGGCGGACGGCACCGCCCGTCGTGCTGGCGGTCCGCGAGGAGCGACTGACGCGACTGGCCCCGAGCGTGCTCGCCGACCTCCACGAGCGCGTGGTCACGGCCGAGCGGGAGCGCGTGCCGGGCGTCCTCGTCGTGGTCGACGACCCGGGCGGCGGCGTGGCCGTCGTCGTGGCCGACGCGCGGTCATCGGCCCGGGAGGTGCAGGTGTTCGGGATCGAGGACCGCGAGTCCGCGACCGTGGCGCTCACGCGGCACGGCTTCCGGCCGGAGAGCACGCGCGTCACGCTCCGCGACGGTGCGCCCGAGGCCGACGGGGAGCCCGTCGCCGTCGCCCACGTCACGGCAGCGAACGTCGAGGCACTCGGGGCGCTCGTGGCCCCACTGGCCGGCCGTCTCGCCGTAGGCGGCGTCCTCGTGACGGAGGCCGCCGATCCGGCCCGCCTCGCGGCCGTCGAGGCCGCCTTCGTCGGCACCGACGTCCGGTACGTCCGGCAGGCGCAGCTCCACGTCGTCCGCGAAGGCTGACCCGGCCCGCCTCGGTGCCGAAGCCGGAGGGGGTGACCCGACCGTCCAGACCGGCGGCTACTTTCCTGCGCTCCTTCTGAACATGATGTCCCGGTTCCTCCTCGCCTCCCTTTTCGTGCTCGCCGCCTCCCCGTCCTCGGCGCAGACCGGTCAGCGCTCGACCGTCGTGTTCGCGGACGCGATCGGCCCGACCGGCGCCTACGCGCTCGGAGTCGAGCGGGCCGTGTGGACCTCGGCGGCGTCGGAGCGCCAACTCCGGCTCCGCCTCGGCGCGTCGTACTGGACGGAGACGTTCCTCCTCGACGGCCCGACCGACCGCGTGATCACGGTCCCGGCCGGGGCCTCGGCGCTGTTCGCGCTGGGCCGGCCGTTGGGCGTGCCGGCGGCGTTCGAGTTCGGGGTCGGCGCGGTGTTCGTGCGCCGGAGCGGGTCGCGGTACGGGTCCGTCGGCGAACGCTTCACGCTTCCCGCCTACGCCGAGGCCGCCCTCCGCGCCGGGCTCGGAGATCGCGTTGGCCTTCGCGTCGGGGCCTCCGTCGGAGGTGAGGCGTCCGAGCTCGCCGGGGGCGGCGTGCGCCCGGTGGTCGGCGTCGGGGTCGGCCTCTAGCCGGTCCCGCCTCGACGCCGAGGCGGGGCTACTCGCCGGCCGAGGTCAGGATCACGAAGTCGTTCGCGCCGACCTCGGCGTCCTCGGGTCCGGTCTCGCGGCGCATCGTCACGACGAGCGTCCGCGCCTCCGGTGCGAGGCGGGCGAGGTGCTCCGGGATGCCGAGCCGGTCGTCGCTGTGGAAGCTCCCGTTGACGTGGACCACGAGCGCGCCGGGGCGGGCGTCCAGCGTCTCCGCAATCCGCCACGCCATCGTGGCGTCGCGGAGGTTCTGCGCGGCGAGCATTCCCTCGACCGTCGGGCCGGCGCCGTGCGACATCCCGCCCATCAGGTCGGTGAACTTGGCCGCCAGCGCCTCCGACGGCGGCGCCACCTCCAGAGGCAGCCACGCCTGCGCGGTCGCCACGCTGTCGAGGACGGCCAGCCCGCCGCGCCGCGAGACGAGGCTGACGTAGCGGCCCGGCGCGTTCGACGCGACGACCGGGACGCCCTCGGCCTTCGCGAACTCCACGAGCGGCCGGTAGTCGGTGTCGTAGTTGCCCCACGGCCGGCTCGCGGCGAGCCAGTCGCGCTCGCGGATGAGCCCGGCGAGGTACTCGTCGAGGACCGGCTGGACGTCGGTCTCGACCATCTCGAGCGCCAGCACGAGCGGCCGGTCGGCCGCCTGCGCCGCGACGTGCGCCGCGGCGAGGAGCTCGAGTTCGAGGGCGTGCGCCGTCGAGTCGTCATGGAGCTCGCCGAGGAACACGACGTCGGCGTCGGCGAGGGCGTCGCAGAGGACGCCGAGCTCGACGCGCTGGCCGGCGCCGTCGAGGACGACGTACGGGCCGGGCGTCGGCGCGCCGGCCGACGCCGCGAACAGGAGGGCGGCGGTGCAGAGCTCGAGCATCGGGCGCGAGGAGGCTGGAAACGGCCGCCGCCAGCGGTCACGGCAGGGACACCCTGCGGGGGGGCCTACAGCCGGCGGCGGGACGGGGGTTAGTCGTCGGAGCCGGCGTCGCTCTTGCTGCGGCTCCGGCGGCGGCTGCGCTTCCGCTTGGGCTTGGCCTCGCCGTTCGAGCCGTCGACCCCGTCCGCCTCGGCGTCGAGGTCGGCGGAGTCGGCGTCAGCGGAGGGCGCGTCGGCGGAGACGTCGTCGCGAGCGTCGGCGTGGGGCGCGTCGTCGCGCTCGTCCCGCTCGTCGTCGTC
This sequence is a window from Rubrivirga marina. Protein-coding genes within it:
- a CDS encoding TonB-dependent receptor, coding for MRLVAGLAVLAFAVGASAQSVVSGTVTDAETGGVLIGAAVYAPALDRGAVTNAYGHYSLPLPADTVGLVVSYVGYQAREVRADSAVGGRLDVALHPVDLGEVVVEADAAGSRRPESTPQMGEAALSGTDIQALPALFGEADVLKAVQLLPGVRAGQEGTAGLHVRGGSPDQTLVLLDGTPLYNASHLFGFLSTFNADAVSRVELTKGAYPARFGGRLASVLDVRLRDGDLERHRVQGQVGLLSTKLLAEGPIVPGRASLLVSGRRTHIDLLAGPFIDRANERAAARDEAQIDPSLSFYDVNAKLNWRPSDRDRLYLSVYRGGDTFSFSAIDPEIDCAAGDCAATGVENATGGGLDWGSLVGSLRYTRVLSPRLFGALTLTASDYGFDVEVTSDEGRNGPSPVTAAARYRSGIRDLGARLDLDLAAGHGHALRLGAAVTHHRFTPGALSVLGEDAAEGVPADTTLGGGPTDGLEAVLYVDDTWRAGPLTLGLGLHLATYVAGQNVYPSVEPRLSASVKLWPRLALKASAAVTQQPVHLLTTGAGIGLPADLWVPADSVGPERGWQVAAGLAGSSPSGRTAWSVEGYVRAMDGLVAYRDGAAFSTPTDDWQELVVTGEGRSRGLEAFVEHRTDRVTAWFAYTLARTDRRFDAIADGAWFPYRYDRRHDVSAVVLARLSRRFDASVSAVYGTGDAVTLPAASYDATFLSSGSIPYWTQSVPQAASEVAYGPRNGHRLPAYARLDLGLTFYLHRGSRPHSVSLDVYNALNRKNPFVTLLDERTDAETGEARQQLVGISLFPVLPSLSYRFAF
- a CDS encoding NAD-dependent protein deacetylase, which produces MSAPTATAPADLGALVDLLRGRRLAVLAGAGISTESGIPDYRGPETRHVERRPVQYDDFVRDATARQRYWARASRGWARMTGARPNEGHRALARLERAGLVEGVVTQNVDGLHQAAGSGRVIELHGALDRVVCLGCDVRLSRAEVQRLIESTNPGWLRLGAEAGRMAPDGDVELEAGIARFVTPVCPSCGGPLKPDVVFFGESVPKPRVAEAAGIVSRADALLVVGSSLAVYSGYRFVRQAEKEGTPVAIVTLGETRGHPHAAVALDARLGDALPALADALGA
- a CDS encoding TonB-dependent receptor, with product MRALLWPVAAALVFALAAPVDAQVWGELAGRVTDAATGDGIPGATVLIEGNSFGTNTATDGSYSFRIPEGTWPVRVSFVGYRPFRDTVVVSRGATTRLDAVLEEAVGELGDVAVEGEAEPEAVGVSRIDPRVVRDMPMPMADAMRGVKTELGVTSSNELSNSYSVRGGSYDENQFFIDGFEIYRPLRISQGEQEGLGLINGDLTSRMTLFAGGFPVRYGGKLASVLDATYAAPEGRPSGTAYASTLDAGLQAAGALGDRAGVAFALRSARPQRFFAGQELEGAYDPNFSDAQGVLDWRLSSAHSLRALGLYARHRFRLAPRQQETTFGIYPNLVQTVASDFEGIEEDGYDIGFGGLLLTSQLGESARAEHRVSVFTTDEFETYDVTSRTSLYRRQQRPEGSQADLDRLLEGQTLQQDLANNSIQQTIWTAQGRYFGRLGAHGAEAGWQARALRFDDLINEKTTFTGQTDGGVQRTVTADSVAADTTFASWQVSGWVEDAVRIGRLTLTPGVRADYFAYNEELTLSPRLSAVYRLSPQTSLTAAAGIYHQAPTYRELRGDPDPGTSAFNTLDGDIASPRATQAVVGLDHFFTSRRLALRAEAYVKKYDDLISYDVNNVRVVYSAENDSEGYAAGADFQLRGELVPGRESWITYGLLFTKERFYTPEATDEQTLARFEARGGGDWIPRPTDRRHNLSLFVQDYVPGDDTWTLHIRTLYGSGIPTTPPARDQDRSIDAISVFDEGQRNVIRLPSYFRFDLGATKRLQLANLAGSPLELLATIEVLNVFDQTNAVAYSWVEQFSGDRRIYTAVPTRLTPRTLNVRFRVDF
- a CDS encoding ChaN family lipoprotein, which produces MLELCTAALLFAASAGAPTPGPYVVLDGAGQRVELGVLCDALADADVVFLGELHDDSTAHALELELLAAAHVAAQAADRPLVLALEMVETDVQPVLDEYLAGLIRERDWLAASRPWGNYDTDYRPLVEFAKAEGVPVVASNAPGRYVSLVSRRGGLAVLDSVATAQAWLPLEVAPPSEALAAKFTDLMGGMSHGAGPTVEGMLAAQNLRDATMAWRIAETLDARPGALVVHVNGSFHSDDRLGIPEHLARLAPEARTLVVTMRRETGPEDAEVGANDFVILTSAGE